The Streptomyces kanamyceticus genome window below encodes:
- a CDS encoding SMP-30/gluconolactonase/LRE family protein, with the protein MGRAYEVAVREQAALGEGPTWDPAAEHLIWVDILASRIHTYAPASGRRTVMATEQHVGAAKPRAGGGLVVNLRDGVGLYGPGGSSFGWLVRDPVPGRRGNDAAVAPDGALWAGTMRYDEAPGGGSLARVAPDGTVTEQSGEVSVSNGTGWSPDGRLMYYVDSPTRRIDVFDYEGQHALNRRPFAHIEAGAGFPDGLTVDAEGCVWVALWDGAAIRRYTPDGRLDRTVELPVRRPTACAFGGPDLRDLYVTTARTGLVRPHPLSGSVLVVPDAGRGLPGVAFAG; encoded by the coding sequence ATGGGCCGCGCGTACGAGGTGGCGGTGCGCGAGCAGGCCGCACTCGGCGAAGGCCCCACCTGGGACCCCGCCGCCGAACACCTCATCTGGGTCGACATCCTCGCCTCCCGGATCCACACGTATGCCCCCGCGAGCGGCCGGCGCACGGTCATGGCCACGGAGCAGCACGTCGGCGCCGCCAAGCCGCGCGCGGGCGGCGGCCTCGTGGTCAACCTCAGGGACGGCGTCGGCCTGTACGGCCCCGGAGGGTCGTCCTTCGGCTGGCTGGTGCGCGACCCGGTGCCCGGCAGGCGCGGCAACGACGCGGCCGTCGCCCCCGACGGCGCGCTCTGGGCGGGCACGATGCGCTACGACGAGGCTCCGGGCGGCGGCAGCCTCGCCCGCGTCGCCCCCGACGGCACCGTCACCGAACAGTCCGGCGAGGTGTCCGTCAGCAACGGCACGGGCTGGAGCCCGGACGGACGGCTCATGTACTACGTGGACAGCCCCACGCGCCGCATCGACGTCTTCGACTACGAGGGTCAACATGCCCTGAACCGAAGGCCGTTCGCGCACATCGAGGCGGGCGCGGGATTCCCCGACGGGCTCACCGTCGACGCCGAGGGATGCGTCTGGGTGGCGCTCTGGGACGGCGCGGCGATCCGCCGCTACACGCCCGACGGGCGGCTCGACCGGACCGTCGAACTCCCGGTGCGCCGCCCCACCGCCTGCGCCTTCGGCGGCCCTGACCTGCGGGACCTCTACGTCACCACGGCCCGCACCGGGCTCGTCCGCCCGCACCCCTTGTCGGGCTCGGTCCTGGTCGTGCCGGACGCGGGCCGTGGCCTGCCGGGCGTCGCCTTCGCGGGCTAG
- a CDS encoding mandelate racemase/muconate lactonizing enzyme family protein — protein MRITGISTHVVGTPWRNLTYVQVHTDEGLTGIGETRMLGRTDALIGYLREAEANHIAGSDPFAIEDLVRRMKYGDYGRAGEIVMSGIAVVEMACWDIKGKALGVPVWQLLGGKVTDRVKAYANGWYTTERTPEAYHEAARGVMERGYRALKIDPFGTGHFELDHEQTRYAVSLIEAVRDAIGPDAELMLEMHGRFSPATAIRLARDLAPFRPAWLEEPVPPENLKALAKVAARVDMPVATGERIHDRIEFRELFESQAADVLQPDVGHIGGIWETRKLAATAETHYMLVAPHNVGGPVLTAASLQVGFTTPNFKILEHFNDFADADIKKVVKGAPRVDPATGCFELSHAPGLGVELDVDAAAEFPQQQARFDLWAEGWEKRSPSAAAGGAAGGAPGPGSAE, from the coding sequence TTGCGCATTACGGGAATCAGCACGCACGTGGTCGGCACGCCCTGGCGCAATCTCACCTACGTCCAGGTGCACACCGACGAGGGCCTGACCGGCATCGGCGAGACCCGCATGCTCGGCCGCACCGACGCGCTCATCGGGTATCTCCGCGAGGCGGAGGCCAACCACATCGCCGGGTCCGATCCGTTCGCGATCGAGGACCTGGTGCGCAGGATGAAGTACGGCGACTACGGCAGGGCGGGCGAGATCGTCATGTCGGGCATCGCCGTCGTCGAGATGGCCTGCTGGGACATCAAGGGCAAGGCGCTCGGCGTGCCCGTCTGGCAGCTGCTCGGCGGCAAGGTCACCGACCGCGTGAAGGCGTACGCGAACGGCTGGTACACCACGGAGCGCACCCCGGAGGCGTACCACGAGGCCGCCCGCGGGGTCATGGAGCGCGGCTACCGGGCGCTGAAGATCGACCCCTTCGGGACGGGCCACTTCGAGCTCGACCACGAACAGACCCGGTACGCCGTGTCGTTGATCGAGGCGGTGCGCGACGCGATCGGGCCCGACGCCGAGCTGATGCTGGAGATGCACGGCAGGTTCTCGCCCGCCACGGCGATCCGGCTCGCCCGCGACCTCGCGCCGTTCCGGCCCGCGTGGCTGGAGGAACCGGTGCCGCCGGAGAACCTCAAGGCCCTGGCGAAGGTCGCGGCGCGGGTGGACATGCCGGTGGCGACGGGCGAGCGGATCCACGACCGGATCGAGTTCCGCGAGCTGTTCGAGAGCCAGGCGGCCGACGTCCTGCAGCCCGACGTGGGCCACATCGGCGGCATCTGGGAGACCCGGAAGCTCGCGGCCACCGCCGAGACGCACTACATGCTGGTCGCCCCGCACAACGTCGGCGGCCCGGTGCTCACCGCCGCATCGCTCCAAGTCGGCTTCACCACGCCGAACTTCAAGATCCTGGAGCACTTCAACGACTTCGCGGACGCCGACATCAAGAAGGTCGTCAAGGGCGCCCCGCGGGTCGACCCGGCGACGGGCTGCTTCGAGCTGTCGCACGCGCCCGGCCTCGGCGTCGAGCTCGACGTCGACGCGGCGGCGGAGTTCCCGCAGCAGCAGGCGCGGTTCGACCTGTGGGCCGAGGGCTGGGAGAAGCGTTCACCAAGCGCGGCGGCGGGCGGGGCGGCGGGCGGCGCCCCGGGCCCGGGGAGTGCGGAGTGA
- a CDS encoding IclR family transcriptional regulator encodes MGRLVPAVTRSLDILELFLEGEGTLSAPEVTRKLQLPRTTVHELLTTLAARSYLVQLPDQPGRYRLGVRTYQLGSRYAEQLDLAAEGQQVAREVAETCDETVHVAILEDTDVIYIAKVDSTHAVRMVSAAGRRLPAHCTSVGKMLLASLPEDQLESRLRGREFTAMTPASITDPTELLAALAGIRERGVAVEHQESNPDVSCVAAPVRDRSGRVVAALSISVPMIRWSEEREGELAGLAAKGAADLSVRLGHRGA; translated from the coding sequence ATGGGACGACTGGTGCCCGCGGTGACCAGGTCGCTGGACATACTCGAACTGTTCCTTGAGGGCGAGGGCACGCTCTCCGCACCCGAGGTCACCCGCAAGCTCCAGCTGCCGCGCACCACGGTGCACGAGTTGCTCACCACCCTGGCCGCCCGCTCGTATCTCGTCCAGCTCCCCGACCAGCCGGGCCGCTACCGCCTGGGCGTGCGCACCTACCAGCTCGGCAGCAGGTACGCGGAGCAGCTCGACCTCGCGGCCGAGGGGCAGCAGGTGGCCCGCGAGGTCGCAGAGACCTGCGACGAGACCGTCCACGTCGCCATCCTGGAGGACACCGACGTCATCTACATCGCCAAGGTCGACTCCACGCACGCCGTGCGCATGGTCTCCGCGGCGGGCCGCAGGCTGCCCGCGCACTGCACGTCCGTCGGCAAGATGCTGCTCGCCTCGCTGCCCGAGGACCAGCTCGAATCCCGCCTCCGGGGTCGGGAGTTCACCGCGATGACCCCGGCCAGCATCACCGATCCGACGGAGCTGCTCGCCGCGCTCGCCGGGATCAGGGAGCGCGGTGTGGCGGTCGAGCACCAGGAGTCCAACCCGGACGTCAGCTGTGTGGCCGCGCCGGTGCGGGACCGCTCGGGCCGGGTCGTCGCGGCGCTCTCCATCTCCGTACCGATGATCCGCTGGAGCGAGGAGCGCGAGGGCGAACTGGCCGGGCTCGCCGCCAAGGGCGCCGCTGATCTGTCCGTCCGCCTCGGCCACCGGGGCGCGTGA
- a CDS encoding FecCD family ABC transporter permease, with product MTATAEAPTRPAEGAAPAGVRGRLTSPRALVLTCAALFLVLLASVVVAIGLGAAVVTPGDTARYLWAALTGGRIGADETTTYQIIWQIRTPRVLLAALVGAGLSAVGVAIQAMVRNALADPFVLGVSSGASVGAVGVTVTGGLAALGVYAVSAGAFIGALVASFLVYAASSSRGALSPLRLVLTGVAMSLGFQALMSVIIYFAPDSEATGMVLYWTMGGFGAASWGALPVVSAVVLLGLAVLYRHARSLDVLSLGDETAASLGVSPDRQRTSLLVLVSLITGVMVAVSGAISFVGLVMPHLVRMVVGATHARVLAVAPLVGAVFMVWVDLLSRTVVAPRELPLGVITALVGVPVFITLMRRKGHVFGGR from the coding sequence ATGACCGCGACCGCCGAAGCGCCAACGCGCCCCGCCGAAGGGGCGGCGCCCGCTGGTGTGAGGGGCCGCCTCACCTCCCCCAGGGCGCTGGTCCTGACCTGCGCCGCCCTCTTCCTGGTCCTGCTCGCCTCCGTCGTGGTGGCGATCGGGCTCGGTGCCGCGGTGGTCACGCCGGGCGACACCGCCCGCTATCTGTGGGCCGCGCTCACCGGCGGCCGCATCGGCGCCGACGAGACGACGACGTACCAGATCATCTGGCAGATCCGGACGCCGCGCGTGCTCCTCGCCGCCCTTGTCGGGGCCGGTCTGAGCGCGGTCGGCGTGGCCATCCAGGCGATGGTCCGCAACGCGCTCGCCGACCCCTTCGTGCTCGGTGTCTCCTCGGGGGCTTCGGTGGGCGCCGTCGGGGTCACCGTCACCGGGGGTCTCGCCGCGCTCGGCGTCTACGCGGTGTCGGCGGGCGCGTTCATCGGCGCGCTCGTCGCCTCCTTCCTGGTGTATGCCGCCTCGTCGAGCAGGGGCGCACTCTCCCCGCTGCGTCTGGTGCTCACGGGTGTGGCGATGTCGCTGGGCTTCCAGGCCCTGATGAGCGTGATCATCTACTTCGCGCCGGACAGCGAGGCGACCGGCATGGTCCTGTACTGGACGATGGGCGGCTTCGGCGCGGCCAGTTGGGGCGCGCTGCCCGTCGTGTCCGCGGTGGTCCTGCTCGGGCTCGCCGTGCTGTACCGGCACGCCCGCTCCCTGGACGTCCTCTCGCTCGGCGACGAGACCGCCGCGAGCCTCGGTGTCAGCCCCGACCGGCAGCGTACGTCGCTGCTCGTCCTGGTGTCGCTGATCACCGGCGTGATGGTCGCCGTCAGCGGCGCCATCAGCTTCGTGGGGCTCGTCATGCCGCACCTGGTGCGGATGGTGGTCGGCGCCACGCACGCGCGGGTCCTCGCCGTCGCCCCGCTGGTCGGCGCGGTCTTCATGGTCTGGGTCGATCTGCTTTCCCGGACGGTGGTCGCGCCGCGCGAACTGCCGCTGGGCGTCATCACCGCACTCGTCGGGGTGCCGGTGTTCATCACGCTCATGCGCCGCAAGGGCCATGTCTTCGGGGGGCGTTGA
- a CDS encoding ABC transporter ATP-binding protein: MELRIEGLGVDIDGRSLVHDLSLDVRGGEVVGLVGPNGSGKSTALRCVYRALRQDRGTVRVGADDIGRLPMRRSAQLVAAMTQDGAVDLDFTVEEVVALGRAPHQRGNQALGERERALCARAMERLGIHHLAGRGVLTLSGGERQRVLLARALVQEPEILVLDEPTNHLDVRHQVEVLSHLRGAGPTVLVVLHDLNLAAAACDRLCVLSQGRLVASGTPSEVLTEELVAEVFGVRATVVPHPLTGDPQLLYSLHHTP, from the coding sequence ATGGAACTGCGCATCGAAGGGCTCGGCGTCGACATCGACGGCAGGAGCCTGGTGCACGACCTGTCGCTCGACGTGCGCGGCGGCGAGGTGGTGGGCCTCGTAGGACCGAACGGCAGCGGCAAGTCCACCGCGCTGCGCTGCGTGTACCGCGCGCTGCGCCAGGACCGCGGCACCGTCCGGGTCGGCGCCGACGACATCGGCCGTCTGCCGATGCGCCGCAGCGCGCAGCTCGTCGCCGCCATGACGCAGGACGGCGCCGTCGACCTGGACTTCACCGTCGAGGAGGTCGTCGCGCTCGGCCGTGCGCCGCACCAGCGGGGCAACCAGGCGCTCGGCGAGCGTGAACGGGCCCTGTGCGCACGGGCGATGGAGCGGCTCGGCATCCACCACCTGGCGGGGCGCGGCGTCCTCACCCTGTCCGGCGGGGAGCGCCAGCGCGTGCTGCTCGCCCGCGCCCTCGTCCAGGAGCCGGAGATCCTGGTGCTCGACGAGCCGACCAACCACCTCGACGTACGCCACCAGGTCGAGGTCCTCTCCCACCTGCGCGGCGCGGGACCCACCGTCCTGGTCGTGCTGCACGACCTGAACCTCGCGGCGGCCGCCTGCGACCGGCTCTGCGTGCTGTCCCAGGGCCGTCTGGTCGCGTCGGGGACGCCCTCGGAGGTCCTCACCGAGGAGCTGGTGGCCGAGGTGTTCGGCGTCCGCGCCACCGTCGTCCCGCACCCGCTGACGGGCGACCCGCAGCTTCTGTACTCACTGCACCACACCCCCTGA
- a CDS encoding MFS transporter: protein MSVDAVKNSAANEAEEPIPGDLRMARTLWPVLLASAVGLLPFTVFSTYLVPIADEAGSSVAAMGGLRGLGGLAALLVGTALAPLIDRVPRRWAAAGGLAALGLSAALGASGDFVLLAVFCLLVGASTSVLNPALTAAAADRFGTGRAAGRAATLVTATQSMTAMLAAPVIALPALFWGWRGDLFAVTALSLLLAVVFVVRREDTEDAGDAASGGQRLGYVASFKALGAVRGVVPLLLIALLRTAVFMGYLSYLAAFYEERFDLDAGLFAFVWTLSGASFFVSNLLTGRLTNAAEPRIRTERLLFIGLLAALVSVMGFYFTHWLPLALALTSLHAASHAVVAACAVSLIVRRCGPGLRGAALGINAAGMSLGVFVGAALGGAGLGIAGYPGVAVVFGVLVVVAVGAAVLVLRARPVREGADSV, encoded by the coding sequence GTGAGCGTCGACGCCGTCAAGAACTCCGCGGCAAACGAAGCCGAGGAGCCGATACCCGGCGATCTGCGCATGGCACGGACACTGTGGCCCGTGCTCCTCGCCTCCGCCGTGGGCCTGCTGCCGTTCACCGTCTTCAGTACGTATCTGGTGCCCATCGCCGACGAGGCGGGCAGCAGCGTCGCCGCGATGGGCGGACTGCGCGGACTCGGCGGTCTGGCCGCCCTGTTGGTGGGCACCGCGCTCGCGCCGCTCATCGACCGGGTGCCGAGGCGGTGGGCGGCGGCGGGCGGGCTCGCCGCGCTCGGGCTCTCCGCGGCGCTCGGCGCGAGCGGCGACTTCGTGCTGCTCGCCGTGTTCTGTCTGCTCGTCGGCGCCAGTACGTCCGTGCTGAACCCGGCGCTCACCGCCGCGGCCGCCGACCGCTTCGGCACCGGCAGGGCGGCGGGCCGTGCGGCGACCCTGGTGACCGCCACCCAGTCGATGACGGCGATGCTCGCGGCGCCGGTGATCGCGCTGCCCGCGCTGTTCTGGGGCTGGCGGGGCGACCTGTTCGCGGTGACCGCGCTCTCGCTGCTGCTCGCGGTGGTGTTCGTGGTGCGCCGCGAGGACACCGAGGACGCGGGTGATGCCGCCTCTGGCGGTCAACGCCTGGGCTACGTCGCCTCGTTCAAGGCCCTGGGCGCCGTGCGCGGCGTCGTGCCGCTGCTGCTCATCGCGCTCCTGCGCACCGCCGTGTTCATGGGATACCTGTCGTACCTGGCGGCGTTCTACGAGGAGCGGTTCGACCTGGACGCCGGACTCTTCGCGTTCGTCTGGACGCTGAGCGGCGCGTCGTTCTTCGTCAGCAACCTCCTCACCGGGCGGCTCACCAACGCGGCCGAGCCGCGCATCCGCACCGAACGGCTGTTGTTCATCGGCCTGTTGGCGGCGCTCGTCTCCGTCATGGGCTTCTACTTCACACACTGGCTGCCGCTCGCGCTCGCGCTGACCTCGCTGCACGCGGCGAGCCACGCCGTCGTCGCGGCCTGCGCGGTCAGCCTCATCGTGCGGCGCTGCGGGCCAGGACTGCGCGGTGCGGCGCTCGGGATCAACGCCGCCGGGATGAGCCTCGGCGTCTTCGTCGGCGCCGCGCTCGGTGGCGCGGGGCTCGGCATCGCCGGATATCCGGGCGTGGCCGTCGTGTTCGGCGTGCTCGTCGTCGTCGCCGTCGGCGCCGCGGTGCTCGTCCTGCGCGCACGGCCCGTGCGGGAGGGGGCGGACTCCGTATGA
- a CDS encoding ABC transporter substrate-binding protein gives MSHTRSIALGSALAAALVLSGCGADVASDADAKGAKKTTVKRCGEDVTYKVPRRAVAYEGGSADKLFSLGLTKHVHGYVMPPANPPVSESPWASEYAKVKMLGDDLLNKELVVQAKSDFVVAGWNSGFSDQRGITPKILDKLGIQSFMHTESCFNYPGFPQKVTPFNALYSDLERLGKIFQVEKKADRVVGDLKKRVAAVAAKAPKGGSPVPVFLYDSGTDKPFTAGSQVPPNDIIKTAGGRNIFDGLDERWTQVSWESVTKAEPEVVIIFDYGDKPAKEKIDFLKNSPHTKELPAVKKNNFFVLDYNEGISGPRNVDGLEKFGKYLAGLKG, from the coding sequence ATGTCCCACACCCGATCCATCGCCCTGGGATCCGCGCTCGCGGCCGCCTTGGTCCTGAGCGGCTGCGGCGCCGACGTCGCGTCCGACGCCGACGCCAAGGGCGCGAAGAAGACCACCGTGAAGCGCTGCGGCGAGGACGTCACTTACAAGGTCCCTCGGCGCGCGGTGGCGTACGAGGGCGGCAGCGCCGACAAACTGTTCAGCCTGGGCCTGACCAAGCACGTGCACGGGTACGTGATGCCGCCCGCCAACCCGCCCGTGAGCGAGTCCCCTTGGGCGTCCGAGTACGCCAAGGTGAAGATGCTCGGCGACGACCTCCTCAACAAGGAACTCGTCGTCCAGGCCAAGTCCGACTTCGTCGTCGCGGGCTGGAACTCCGGCTTCAGCGACCAGCGCGGCATCACCCCGAAGATCCTCGACAAGCTCGGCATCCAGAGCTTCATGCACACGGAGAGCTGCTTCAACTACCCGGGGTTTCCGCAGAAGGTCACCCCGTTCAACGCGCTCTACAGCGACCTGGAGCGGCTCGGGAAGATCTTCCAGGTCGAGAAGAAGGCGGACCGGGTCGTCGGCGATCTCAAGAAGCGCGTGGCCGCGGTGGCGGCGAAGGCGCCCAAGGGCGGCAGCCCCGTGCCGGTCTTCCTCTACGACTCCGGCACGGACAAGCCGTTCACGGCGGGCAGCCAGGTGCCGCCCAACGACATCATCAAGACGGCTGGCGGCAGGAACATCTTCGACGGACTCGACGAGCGCTGGACGCAGGTGAGTTGGGAGTCCGTGACCAAGGCCGAGCCCGAGGTCGTCATCATCTTCGACTACGGCGACAAGCCCGCGAAGGAGAAGATCGACTTCCTGAAGAACTCCCCGCACACCAAGGAGCTGCCCGCCGTCAAGAAGAACAACTTCTTCGTACTCGACTACAACGAAGGCATCAGCGGGCCGCGGAACGTCGACGGTCTGGAGAAGTTCGGGAAGTACCTCGCAGGGCTCAAGGGCTGA
- a CDS encoding pyridoxal-phosphate dependent enzyme, whose amino-acid sequence MHAHIAEAVKKPDLISLAPDLACLRFETMKIYSALGAVRQLLASGAVEPGDTLIDSSSGIYAQALALACHRYGMKCHIVGSTTVDRSTRVQLEILGATLEQVPPSRNLRLDQELRVRRIAEILAANPSYHWMRQYHDDIHYSGYREVAEAIGKDLPTGPLALVGGVGSGASTGAIASYLRAAGRDVSLVGVQPFGSVTFGSEHVADPDMIIAGIGSAIEFENVRHELYDRVHWVNFECAVSGAVALLRTSGIFAGLSAGAAYLGALWERRRDDSRTYVFIAADTGHRYVESAYARHEQALDIETLKPHEITSLDQLRHPWSTAPWPATTS is encoded by the coding sequence ATGCACGCGCACATCGCCGAAGCGGTGAAGAAACCCGACCTCATATCCCTCGCGCCGGACCTGGCCTGCCTCCGGTTCGAGACCATGAAGATCTACTCGGCCCTCGGCGCCGTCCGGCAGCTGCTCGCATCGGGCGCCGTCGAACCGGGCGACACCCTCATCGACAGCTCCAGCGGCATCTACGCGCAGGCCCTGGCCCTGGCCTGCCACCGCTACGGAATGAAGTGCCACATCGTGGGCTCCACGACCGTGGACCGCTCCACGCGGGTCCAGCTGGAGATACTCGGCGCCACCCTCGAACAGGTCCCGCCGTCCCGGAACCTCCGCCTGGACCAGGAACTGAGGGTGCGCAGGATCGCCGAGATCCTGGCCGCCAACCCCTCGTACCACTGGATGCGCCAGTACCACGACGACATCCACTACAGCGGCTACCGCGAGGTCGCCGAGGCCATCGGCAAGGACCTGCCCACAGGACCGCTCGCGCTGGTCGGCGGCGTGGGGTCGGGGGCGTCGACCGGCGCCATCGCCTCGTATCTGCGCGCGGCGGGCCGCGACGTCTCACTCGTCGGCGTGCAGCCCTTCGGCAGCGTCACCTTCGGCTCCGAGCACGTCGCCGACCCCGACATGATCATCGCCGGGATCGGCAGCGCCATCGAGTTCGAGAACGTCCGGCACGAGCTGTACGACCGGGTGCACTGGGTCAACTTCGAGTGCGCCGTGTCCGGCGCGGTCGCGCTCCTGCGCACCAGCGGCATCTTCGCCGGGCTCTCGGCGGGCGCCGCCTACCTCGGCGCGCTGTGGGAGCGGCGCAGGGACGACTCGCGCACCTACGTCTTCATCGCGGCCGACACCGGTCACCGCTACGTCGAGAGCGCCTACGCCCGGCACGAACAGGCCCTGGACATCGAGACGTTGAAGCCGCACGAGATCACCTCGCTCGACCAGCTGCGCCACCCCTGGTCCACCGCGCCGTGGCCCGCCACCACCTCCTGA
- a CDS encoding GHMP family kinase ATP-binding protein: protein MYQEAPAGPRPSGRGPGRTGVGTAFGTFGELLQGQLPEEDGDFLVTLPVARWTMATFRPGSASGDIEVRPRHKAKALRLARMIAEAAPAGARTARGGVLTVSSVIPEGKGLASSSADLVATARAVGRALDVPMPPARIERLLSRIEPTDGVLYPAIVAFHHRAVRLRAVLGALPAMAVVGIDEGGSVDTVDFNRIPKPFTPADRRAYAELLARLTDAVRTHDLAEVGRIATRSALLNQRLRHKRSLEPMRAICREVGGLGVAVGHSGTTLGVLLDATDPSYTRRVTAAAQACEELTGGGCGGGGVQVYRTLSFRTGGGPGS from the coding sequence CTGTACCAGGAGGCCCCGGCCGGGCCCCGCCCGTCGGGCCGAGGGCCCGGGCGAACGGGCGTGGGCACCGCGTTCGGCACCTTCGGCGAACTGCTCCAGGGCCAACTGCCCGAGGAGGACGGGGACTTCCTCGTGACCCTGCCCGTCGCCCGCTGGACCATGGCGACCTTCCGGCCGGGCTCCGCGTCCGGCGACATCGAGGTCCGCCCGCGCCACAAGGCCAAGGCGCTGCGCCTCGCCCGGATGATCGCCGAAGCGGCACCGGCGGGGGCGCGGACCGCACGGGGCGGCGTGCTCACGGTGAGCAGCGTGATCCCTGAGGGCAAGGGGCTCGCCAGCTCCTCCGCCGACCTCGTCGCCACCGCGCGGGCGGTCGGCCGCGCCCTCGACGTGCCCATGCCGCCCGCCAGGATCGAGCGCCTGCTGTCCCGGATAGAACCCACCGACGGCGTGCTCTACCCCGCGATCGTCGCCTTCCACCACCGCGCCGTCCGCCTTCGCGCGGTCCTCGGCGCGCTGCCCGCCATGGCCGTGGTCGGCATCGACGAGGGCGGGTCGGTCGACACGGTGGACTTCAACCGCATCCCCAAGCCGTTCACGCCCGCCGACCGGCGCGCCTACGCGGAGCTGCTCGCACGGCTCACCGACGCGGTGCGCACGCACGACCTCGCGGAGGTCGGCAGGATCGCGACCCGCAGCGCCCTGCTGAACCAACGCCTCAGGCACAAGCGCTCGTTGGAGCCGATGCGGGCGATCTGCCGCGAGGTCGGCGGCCTGGGCGTAGCGGTCGGACACAGCGGTACGACACTGGGCGTACTGCTCGACGCCACGGACCCCTCGTACACGCGACGCGTCACGGCGGCGGCCCAGGCGTGCGAGGAACTGACGGGCGGTGGGTGCGGCGGCGGGGGCGTGCAGGTCTACCGGACCCTGAGCTTTCGCACCGGGGGCGGTCCGGGTTCGTGA
- a CDS encoding Rossmann-like domain-containing protein — translation MSHPTPRTVAELTDAVLAGAHGPDPRDLTVTSAFWLYNTTRLAGGDVTYHNHYLLLRVGDAFGACSFEAGELSPEFCENASGHSLDKLLRHECAPVRTAALDAYLARARPHRDTDDAERVLLPAGTPEVRAEARDAAIAGLLDIAPGARVALIGVVNPLVAAIRERGGVCLPCDLNLRTTAWGEPVSDDMTEVLASADAVVATGMTLSNGTFDLILAHCVEHAVPLVVYAQSGSAVARAFLGAGVTGLNAEPFTFSQFSADPTPMYRYRAGLASNGAGA, via the coding sequence ATGTCACACCCCACACCCCGGACCGTCGCCGAACTCACCGACGCCGTCCTCGCGGGCGCCCACGGACCCGACCCCAGGGACCTGACGGTCACCAGCGCCTTCTGGCTGTACAACACGACCCGCCTGGCAGGCGGCGACGTCACGTACCACAACCACTACTTGCTGCTCCGCGTCGGCGACGCGTTCGGCGCCTGCTCCTTCGAAGCCGGTGAACTCTCCCCGGAGTTCTGCGAGAACGCCTCAGGGCACTCCCTGGACAAGCTCCTGCGTCACGAGTGCGCGCCCGTGCGGACCGCCGCGCTCGACGCCTATCTGGCCCGGGCCCGGCCGCACCGCGACACCGACGACGCCGAGCGCGTGCTCCTGCCCGCCGGTACGCCCGAGGTCAGGGCCGAGGCCCGCGACGCCGCGATCGCCGGTCTGCTCGACATCGCGCCCGGCGCGCGGGTCGCCCTGATCGGCGTCGTCAACCCGCTGGTGGCCGCGATACGGGAGCGGGGCGGCGTCTGCCTGCCCTGCGACCTGAACCTGCGCACCACCGCGTGGGGCGAGCCCGTCAGCGACGACATGACCGAGGTGCTCGCGAGCGCCGACGCGGTGGTCGCCACCGGCATGACGCTCAGCAACGGCACCTTCGACCTGATCCTCGCGCACTGCGTCGAGCACGCGGTGCCGCTGGTCGTCTACGCCCAGAGCGGCAGCGCCGTGGCCCGCGCCTTCCTCGGCGCGGGGGTCACCGGACTCAACGCGGAGCCGTTCACGTTCTCCCAGTTCAGCGCCGACCCCACACCCATGTACCGGTACCGCGCCGGCCTCGCGTCGAACGGAGCGGGTGCGTGA